One genomic region from Epinephelus fuscoguttatus linkage group LG8, E.fuscoguttatus.final_Chr_v1 encodes:
- the syt11b gene encoding synaptotagmin-11b, translated as MADIIELGPAYAMSPVLAGFLGAGVLVLVVVVLVLLWSFCQRRYLRVSGRYKLHGDRYCDAEDPPYKFIHMLKGISIYPESLSSSKRIVRGIRRADRSDRDGERSCPTSAGTGRGMVLVDAENNILDVPGQLQMSHLVPPAHGQARVERALPVRADYCCLDSSSASSSQTSSKTASPFTPASSDPEPEPSLGTISLTVDYNFPKKALVVTIVGARGLPAMDEQAGSSDPYVKMTILPEKKHRVKTRVLRKTLDPLFDETFTFYGVAYSSLPELTLHFLVLSFDRFARDDVIGEAVVPLKGVDPSTGRVHLSQQITKRNMQCESRGELLASLSYQPVSHRLSVVVLKARHLPKMDITGLSANPYVKVNIFYGRKRIAKKKTHVKKCTLNPVFNESFIYDIPPELLPEISVEFLVVDFDRTTKNEVLGRLLLGLHSPAPSGASHWREVCENPRRQISKWHNLSEY; from the exons cCATGTCTCCGGTCCTGGCGGGCTTCCTGGGAGCTGGTGTTCTGGTTTTGGTCGTGGTTGTTCTGGTTCTGCTCTGGTCTTTCTGTCAGCGCCGTTACCTGCGCGTCTCTGGACGCTACAAACTGCATGGCGACCGTTACTGCGATGCCGAAGACCCCCCCTACAAGTTCATCCACATGTTGAAGGGCATCAGCATTTACCCAGAAtccctcagcagcagcaagagGATTGTACGAGGCATCCGGCGCGCGGACCGCTCTGACCGTGACGGAGAGCGAAGCTGTCCCACCAGTGCCGGCACTGGGAGGGGCATGGTGCTGGTGGATGCAGAGAACAACATCCTTGACGTCCCAGGGCAGCTGCAGATGAGTCACCTAGTGCCGCCCGCCCACGGCCAGGCCCGAGTGGAGCGGGCGCTGCCGGTCCGTGCCGACTACTGCTGCCTGGACAGCAGCTCGGCCAGCAGCAGCCAGACCAGCAGCAAGACAGCCTCCCCCTTCACCCCCGCCTCCTCGGATCCTGAGCCCGAGCCCAGCCTGGGCACAATCAGCCTCACCGTCGACTACAACTTCCCCAAGAAGGCCCTCGTGGTGACCATCGTCGGGGCCCGGGGCCTCCCCGCCATGGATGAGCAGGCGGGCAGCTCAGACCCCTACGTGAAGATGACCATCCTGCCAGAGAAGAAGCACCGCGTCAAGACCCGCGTGCTGAGGAAGACCCTGGACCCGCTGTTCGACGAGACCTTCACGTTCTATGGCGTGGCCTACAGCTCACTGCCTGAGCTCACGCTGCACTTCCTGGTCCTCAGCTTCGACCGCTTTGCCCGTGATGATGTCATCGGGGAGGCCGTGGTGCCGCTGAAGGGCGTGGACCCGAGCACGGGCCGAGTCCACCTGAGCCAGCAGATCACCAAGAGGAACATGCAG tgtgagaGTCGTGGAGAGCTGCTGGCGTCTCTGTCCTACCAGCCGGTGTCTCATCGTCTCAGCGTGGTCGTCCTGAAGGCTCGACACCTCCCCAAGATGGACATCACCGGCCTGTCAGCAA ATCCGTACGTGAAGGTGAACATCTTCTACGGACGTAAGCGCATCGCCAAGAAGAAGACCCACGTGAAGAAGTGCACCCTGAACCCGGTCTTCAACGAGTCCTTCATCTACGACATCCCACCCGAGCTCCTGCCCGAGATCTCCGTGGAGTTCCTGGTGGTCGACTTCGACCGGACCACCAAGAACGAGGTGCTGGGCCGCCTGCTGCTCGGCCTCcacagccccgccccctccGGAGCCTCCCACTGGAGGGAGGTCTGCGAAAACCCCCGCCGGCAGATCTCCAAATGGCACAACCTGAGCGAGTACTGA
- the LOC125893226 gene encoding methyltransferase-like protein 27: protein MSGSSRTLDDLRNLYQTRKGFDSQQTTKFFDSWAATYDEDMETLKYREPQVLVDFLNANFSGSREEVQVLDVACGSGLVAKMMAELGFRHFVGVDGSKNMLDQAAKSGLYQDLKLALLGTEPLPAQTGAFDVVIIVGALRECSVPVSVVRELYQATKPGGYVCMTRVDTKTESGKEYKVSLEKELQLMEEEALWVKVDTKQENNYLLDPFNRHEKEQKEQYIGGSIYMYKSLK from the exons ATGTCTGGCAGCAGCAGAACTCTGGATGATCTGAGGAACCTCTATCAGACCAGGAAAGGTTTCGATTCACAGCAGACGACCAAGTTCTTTGACAGCTGGGCGGCGACATATGATGAG GATATGGAGACACTCAAATACAGAGAGCCACAAGTGTTGGTAGATTTCCTAAATGCCAACTTCTCTGGGAGTCGTGAGGAGGTGCAGGTTCTGGACGTCGCCTGTGGGTCTGGACTGGTCGCTAAAATG ATGGCTGAACTGGGCTTCAGGCACTTTGTTGGAGTGGACGGCAGTAAAAACATGCTGGACCAAGCTGCAAAGAGCGGCCTCTATCAAGACCTCAAACTGGCCTTACTGGGAACAGAACCACTGCCTGCACAGACTG GTGCGTTTGATGTTGTCATCATCGTTGGTGCTTTACGTGAATGTTCTGTGCCGGTCAGCGTTGTCAGGGAGCTCTACCAGGCCACCAAACCAG GAGGTTATGTTTGCATGACGAGAGTGGACACAAAGACGGAGTCTGGAAAAGAATACAAGGTGTCTTTGGAGAAAGAGCTGcagctgatggaggaggaggcacTGTGGGTCAAAGTGGACACCAAGCAGGAGAACAATTACCTATTAGACCCTTTTAATCGCCATGAAAAAGAGCAGAAGGAGCAATACATCGGTGGGTCCATATACATGTACAAGTCACTCAAGTAG